From a region of the Pontibacillus yanchengensis genome:
- a CDS encoding methyl-accepting chemotaxis protein, translating to MKKKTNKKRFSKTPGSFFNKTIQRQILLPFLILIMVGGLIIAGVSYTFSVSQTTDELVNNVEQQMASLNDSFDTYFQTQEQVVQNLANSRKLQNFEHFKEEMLLNFVDMDNMNDSITNIYYGQENNGDIVMSASVNLSSDFDPRERPWYKSAVEQQGEVIWTEPYRTEGSDELLISAAQTVMQNGELQGVVSVDINLDSLVSTINNIKIGDAGYAAILDKNGVFLSHPNESNIGKNVSDAGYYKDLIAQNQDNGIVEYELEGEQKAMGYAVNKRSDLIIIGSVYKSEFAEKATPILIPIGISLLGVILLSILASTIITRRLTKPIKNLQAKMKEVEEGNLQVTLAQSGHNEISQLSRSVDEMKESLRSLIQNVGGAAHSVSSQSEELTQSANEVREGSLQIASTMTELSSGAESQANSSSQLSEMMEDFTTKIQHAHQGGIEVANASEEVLSMTEEGSEMMNRSVEQMMTIDAIVKEAAEKVQGLDKQSQEITKLVEVIRDIAEQTNLLSLNAAIEAARAGEHGKGFAVVADEVRKLAEQVSSSVGDITTIVQNIQNESNVVANSLQDGYKEVDEGSKQIKATGESFNQINQSVSEMVQRIHTISGNLNEISENSTKMNQSIEEIAAVSEESAAGVEQAAASAQQSSSSMEEVSSSIKDLAELAQDLQEQVEKYKV from the coding sequence ATGAAGAAGAAGACAAACAAGAAACGGTTCAGCAAAACTCCAGGGAGCTTTTTTAATAAGACGATTCAGCGACAAATCTTACTCCCTTTTCTTATCTTAATTATGGTTGGAGGCTTAATCATCGCTGGTGTCAGCTACACATTTAGTGTTTCGCAAACTACCGATGAGCTAGTCAACAACGTAGAACAACAGATGGCAAGTTTAAATGACTCATTTGATACATATTTTCAAACACAAGAACAAGTTGTACAAAACTTAGCGAACTCTCGTAAACTACAAAACTTTGAACATTTCAAAGAAGAAATGCTTCTCAATTTTGTAGACATGGATAACATGAATGATTCCATTACCAATATTTATTATGGACAGGAAAACAACGGGGACATCGTCATGTCGGCCTCTGTCAATCTATCATCTGATTTTGACCCAAGGGAACGACCTTGGTACAAATCAGCAGTTGAACAACAAGGGGAAGTCATATGGACAGAGCCATACCGTACTGAAGGGTCTGATGAACTACTCATTAGTGCAGCCCAAACGGTCATGCAAAATGGTGAACTGCAGGGAGTCGTATCAGTGGATATTAACCTTGACTCTTTGGTATCCACTATCAATAACATCAAAATTGGTGATGCAGGATACGCAGCCATCCTAGATAAAAATGGGGTGTTTTTATCTCATCCAAATGAATCCAATATCGGCAAAAACGTTTCAGATGCCGGTTACTATAAGGACTTAATTGCTCAAAATCAAGATAACGGCATTGTAGAATATGAGCTAGAAGGCGAACAAAAAGCTATGGGGTATGCTGTGAACAAACGCTCTGACCTCATCATCATTGGATCTGTTTACAAGTCAGAATTTGCAGAAAAAGCAACACCTATTTTGATTCCAATTGGTATTAGCTTGCTAGGTGTTATCCTTCTGTCCATTCTTGCATCTACTATCATCACTAGAAGACTTACAAAACCTATTAAGAACTTGCAAGCAAAGATGAAAGAAGTAGAAGAAGGAAATCTACAAGTTACGCTCGCACAGTCAGGACATAACGAAATAAGCCAACTTTCAAGATCCGTAGATGAAATGAAAGAAAGCTTGCGCTCGCTCATTCAAAATGTAGGTGGTGCAGCCCACTCGGTATCCAGTCAGAGTGAAGAGCTTACTCAATCTGCAAATGAGGTGCGAGAAGGTAGTTTACAAATAGCGTCTACCATGACTGAGCTTTCCTCAGGTGCGGAATCCCAGGCGAATAGTTCTTCTCAGTTATCTGAAATGATGGAAGATTTCACAACAAAAATTCAACACGCTCATCAAGGTGGCATCGAGGTTGCTAACGCTTCAGAGGAAGTACTGTCTATGACAGAAGAAGGCAGTGAGATGATGAATCGCTCTGTAGAACAAATGATGACCATCGATGCCATCGTCAAAGAAGCAGCGGAAAAAGTACAAGGATTGGATAAACAGTCGCAAGAAATCACCAAGCTCGTTGAAGTCATTCGCGATATTGCTGAGCAAACAAACCTGCTATCTTTAAACGCAGCTATTGAAGCAGCTCGAGCTGGCGAACATGGAAAAGGGTTTGCAGTTGTTGCAGATGAAGTTCGTAAACTAGCAGAACAAGTATCGTCATCCGTTGGGGATATTACGACTATCGTACAAAATATCCAAAACGAGTCCAATGTCGTTGCAAACTCTCTTCAAGACGGATACAAAGAAGTCGATGAAGGCTCCAAACAAATAAAAGCCACAGGCGAATCCTTCAATCAAATCAATCAATCTGTTTCGGAAATGGTACAGCGCATTCATACGATTTCTGGTAATCTTAACGAGATCTCCGAAAACAGCACGAAAATGAATCAATCCATTGAAGAAATCGCAGCCGTATCAGAAGAATCAGCAGCCGGGGTCGAACAAGCTGCAGCCTCAGCCCAACAATCAAGCAGTTCCATGGAAGAAGTCTCCTCTAGCATTAAAGACCTAGCGGAATTAGCCCAGGATCTGCAGGAGCAAGTGGAAAAGTATAAAGTGTAA
- a CDS encoding thermonuclease family protein, with protein sequence MRRAFSLLLSFLVGLSMLAIANPVQAETNSSLIFSEYVEGSGYNKAIELYNGTGEPIDLPDYTVVSFTNGASQDPGDGYANELNLSGTLEDGEVYVIAHSDADQAILDQADVTGSSYFYEFNGDDAVVLFQNYDESTRQGTVVDSIGKVGEDPGDGWTENATSTKDTTLVRKETVLAGDTDVTDAYDPTDEWIALPKDTFSNLGKYESVQPPEPKDEYTATVERVVDGDTIKIESSILGADTVRYLNIDTPETYHMDSYDSSLITTNPNHSQKYHGVQATEHLQTLLQPGDEVTLDVSEKVTDDYGRLLAEVIRTSDGLNTNLNMVEKGYAVTYFIAPIGSEETYQMYQQAAKTAQANNFGIWSEETPLLELPFEFRARYDQKGYSKYVGNSETNQYVRPANWEQVPVENRIFFWTEQEAIQAGYEPAFERGNKIADARYAPEGSNVAVQGTVIAKDDKNYYIQDDTAGIVVRTDAVNASIGDVIRASGNTEEYYGLLQVVTDDVTIVEENARELEPKLIDANDLGESLESQLVSLQTVSVESVDKYNDFQANDKSGSFVINSDENLLEVGTTYDTITGYVTYSFGQYKVVPRSADDIVKDIPAVSIQEARESTIGSRVNIEGIVTAAFPTGGKINYYVQDETAGIVVRAEDLGANVGDRIQAKAVTEEYFDLLQLQPSEQNATIIEKDVGIPQAKPITSNEFSEELEGQLVKINLAEVTDVDAFHNYTAQDEQGTFVIDSDNDLVEIDKVYESITGVLTYNYDEYKIMPRSAEDVVALNLFEDHLDGSMTLENVATQLVELEAMFGSDKVGKLLDEQLSSFITTNGNTSQHIDSTVHHILKSMQKMNNDKEEKEMKKIEHELEKIMKKDEKSNGKKDKGNKAA encoded by the coding sequence ATGAGAAGAGCTTTTTCACTTTTATTGTCGTTTTTAGTTGGTTTAAGTATGTTAGCGATTGCTAACCCAGTCCAAGCCGAGACAAACAGTTCTTTAATCTTTTCCGAGTACGTGGAAGGAAGTGGCTACAACAAAGCAATCGAACTTTACAATGGAACAGGCGAGCCAATCGATTTACCAGATTATACTGTTGTTTCCTTTACAAATGGCGCATCTCAAGATCCAGGTGACGGCTACGCAAATGAGCTAAACCTTTCAGGAACACTTGAAGATGGTGAAGTTTATGTGATTGCACACTCCGATGCGGACCAAGCCATTCTAGATCAAGCTGACGTTACAGGGAGCAGTTACTTTTATGAATTTAATGGTGATGATGCTGTTGTCCTTTTCCAAAACTATGACGAAAGTACAAGACAAGGTACAGTGGTGGACTCCATTGGTAAAGTTGGAGAAGATCCTGGTGATGGATGGACGGAGAACGCTACATCGACTAAAGATACCACGTTAGTACGTAAGGAGACAGTTCTTGCTGGTGACACAGACGTTACTGATGCTTACGATCCTACCGATGAATGGATTGCTTTACCTAAAGACACTTTTTCAAACCTTGGAAAATATGAGTCCGTACAGCCTCCTGAGCCAAAGGATGAATATACAGCTACAGTTGAGAGAGTTGTAGACGGGGATACAATTAAGATTGAATCATCCATTCTGGGAGCAGACACCGTAAGATACTTAAACATCGACACTCCTGAAACGTATCATATGGATTCATATGACTCCTCTTTGATTACAACCAATCCAAATCACTCACAAAAATATCACGGTGTACAAGCTACAGAACACCTACAAACATTACTACAACCAGGCGATGAGGTAACCCTTGATGTTAGTGAAAAAGTGACGGACGATTACGGACGTTTGCTTGCAGAAGTCATACGTACGTCTGACGGACTGAATACGAACCTAAATATGGTTGAAAAGGGCTATGCTGTAACGTATTTCATCGCCCCAATTGGCAGCGAGGAAACCTACCAAATGTACCAACAAGCTGCAAAAACTGCCCAGGCTAATAATTTTGGAATCTGGAGCGAAGAAACTCCTTTACTTGAATTACCCTTTGAATTCCGTGCACGTTACGATCAAAAAGGCTACTCAAAATATGTAGGTAATTCAGAGACAAATCAATATGTAAGACCTGCAAATTGGGAGCAAGTACCGGTGGAGAATCGTATTTTCTTCTGGACAGAACAAGAAGCTATTCAAGCCGGATATGAGCCAGCATTTGAACGTGGCAATAAGATTGCCGATGCCCGCTATGCGCCAGAAGGGTCCAACGTTGCTGTTCAAGGAACGGTCATTGCAAAAGACGACAAAAACTACTATATCCAAGACGACACCGCAGGGATTGTTGTACGTACGGACGCAGTTAATGCATCCATTGGTGATGTCATTCGAGCTTCAGGAAATACAGAGGAGTATTATGGACTCCTTCAGGTCGTAACAGATGATGTGACCATTGTAGAAGAAAACGCTCGTGAACTGGAACCTAAATTAATCGATGCTAACGACTTAGGTGAATCACTCGAAAGTCAACTCGTATCGTTACAAACCGTTTCGGTCGAGTCTGTAGATAAGTACAATGATTTTCAAGCAAACGATAAAAGTGGTTCCTTTGTAATCAATTCGGATGAAAACCTACTAGAAGTGGGCACAACCTATGACACTATTACTGGGTATGTAACATACAGCTTTGGTCAATATAAAGTAGTTCCACGTTCTGCGGATGATATTGTAAAAGACATTCCTGCCGTCTCTATTCAGGAAGCTCGAGAATCTACTATTGGGAGCCGGGTTAACATAGAAGGAATCGTAACAGCGGCTTTCCCAACTGGCGGGAAGATCAATTATTATGTACAAGACGAAACAGCAGGCATCGTCGTACGAGCGGAAGACCTTGGCGCTAATGTTGGTGACCGCATTCAGGCTAAAGCAGTAACAGAAGAATATTTTGACCTATTACAACTTCAACCTTCCGAACAAAATGCTACAATCATCGAAAAAGATGTAGGCATTCCACAAGCTAAACCCATTACATCAAACGAGTTCTCCGAAGAACTGGAAGGTCAATTGGTTAAAATAAACCTAGCGGAAGTAACGGATGTTGATGCGTTCCATAACTACACCGCCCAAGATGAACAAGGCACTTTTGTCATTGATTCCGATAATGACTTGGTTGAGATAGATAAAGTATATGAATCTATTACCGGTGTCCTTACCTATAACTACGATGAATATAAAATCATGCCCCGCTCTGCTGAAGATGTTGTTGCACTCAATCTATTCGAAGATCATTTAGACGGATCTATGACTCTAGAGAACGTAGCCACTCAACTAGTAGAACTAGAAGCAATGTTCGGTTCTGACAAAGTTGGTAAGCTTTTAGATGAGCAACTATCATCATTTATAACTACAAACGGTAACACAAGCCAGCACATCGACTCTACCGTTCACCATATTTTAAAATCTATGCAAAAGATGAATAACGATAAAGAGGAAAAAGAGATGAAGAAGATTGAACATGAGTTAGAGAAGATTATGAAGAAAGATGAGAAGAGTAATGGTAAGAAGGATAAAGGTAACAAAGCAGCATAG
- a CDS encoding bifunctional diguanylate cyclase/phosphodiesterase, whose amino-acid sequence MSNEHSRYSRLANLTKMINTKLELREVLQHVVTAISEEIVSCDSVGIYLPEGDGTYRGYVGKPEVLNGMTLDMHVVDPKEDPLAKEVIKTQKSVYIADTARDHRPDQNAVNAFEIKSLLVTPISYAEELYGLVFLFDYGIPMDLTDTEIQTVEAYVNMAAVAIRNAETLTRKEKLLSDKQLLLDVTRELSLSSTIQEVLDKCFHYVGQILENPNIGAHLLDPIADKKIKPAKLSHHSDWTEKDWKETHEKVQVDFSNDQVFQEVIQSKKSVYISDVSQDHRPSHKACREFGIKGVLMMPLRSMGSVLGTIAVVNLNEAGHVYQDSDLQLAQSIVDTTASVLANLLYMEKQEEIIEERTSELQSKNEELSEVVHELQRLSRENEMILNSAGEGIFGLDNEGTITFCNPAASNLLGYERKEELIGQHYAHIFYRFPDQASFEDNHIETIASMEHFESDEKFFRQDGSEFPVEYIVAPIRGDREEGGFVVTFKDITFRKQMEEKVKYHAYYDSVTNLPNRVLLKDRLEQAINYAQLHKEQLAVLFLDLDRFKNINDTFGHSYGDLLLEQVAQRVSDSVRKVDTVSRQGGDEFTIILPNVQYHEEIESISERILHSFAKPFDLNGMEVFASTSIGISVYPHDSEDPEVLIKNADTAMYKSKELSGNKYQFYTKEMDFNTIENVKIENALYKALSNDEFCIFYQPQMEAHTHRLVGVEALIRWEHPTMGMISPGEFIPIAEETGLIIPIGEWVLQHACYQIKEWESQGYADLSVAVNLSARQFKQRNLVSAVKDALKDSGVDPSHLELELTENIIIQNTDETIKTMEELKELGIQISIDDFGTGYSSLGYLKNFPISTLKIDKSFVADVLENTNNEAITHTIITLAHNLDLKVIAEGVETKEQLDFLTSKECDFLQGYYFSKPIPADEFEQKYLNNVDE is encoded by the coding sequence ATGTCTAATGAACATTCTAGGTATTCACGTCTAGCAAACTTAACAAAAATGATAAACACCAAATTAGAACTACGTGAAGTGCTTCAGCATGTCGTCACAGCTATATCAGAGGAGATCGTTTCCTGTGATTCCGTTGGCATTTATTTGCCGGAGGGAGATGGGACGTATAGAGGATATGTCGGAAAGCCTGAAGTCCTTAATGGGATGACGCTTGATATGCATGTAGTTGATCCAAAAGAAGATCCCCTGGCGAAAGAGGTTATAAAGACGCAGAAATCGGTTTATATTGCTGACACAGCAAGGGATCATCGGCCAGATCAAAATGCTGTGAACGCATTTGAAATTAAGTCTTTATTAGTCACGCCAATTTCCTATGCCGAGGAATTGTACGGGCTTGTGTTTTTGTTCGATTATGGCATTCCTATGGATTTAACAGACACAGAGATTCAGACAGTAGAAGCGTACGTAAACATGGCAGCGGTGGCGATTCGAAACGCTGAAACGTTAACCCGGAAGGAAAAGTTATTATCTGATAAGCAGCTTTTATTAGATGTGACAAGGGAGCTGTCTTTATCCTCTACGATACAAGAAGTGTTGGATAAATGTTTTCATTATGTGGGACAAATTTTGGAAAATCCGAATATTGGGGCTCACCTTTTGGATCCAATTGCCGATAAAAAAATTAAGCCCGCTAAATTGAGTCACCATAGTGATTGGACTGAAAAAGATTGGAAGGAGACCCATGAGAAAGTACAGGTTGATTTCAGTAATGATCAAGTCTTTCAGGAAGTGATTCAATCGAAAAAATCCGTCTACATCAGTGATGTGTCTCAAGATCATCGTCCTAGTCATAAGGCTTGTAGAGAGTTTGGGATTAAAGGGGTCCTCATGATGCCACTTCGGTCGATGGGGTCTGTGTTAGGTACCATTGCTGTTGTGAATTTAAATGAAGCGGGTCACGTTTATCAGGATTCAGACCTTCAATTAGCGCAGTCGATTGTTGATACAACTGCTTCTGTATTAGCCAACCTTTTGTATATGGAAAAACAAGAGGAGATCATTGAAGAGCGAACGTCAGAATTGCAGAGTAAGAATGAGGAGTTAAGTGAAGTTGTTCATGAATTACAGCGACTAAGTCGAGAGAATGAAATGATTTTAAATTCGGCTGGGGAAGGGATTTTTGGCCTCGATAATGAAGGGACCATCACGTTCTGTAATCCAGCAGCATCAAATTTGTTAGGGTATGAGCGTAAGGAAGAATTAATTGGTCAACATTATGCCCACATTTTTTACCGTTTTCCTGACCAAGCAAGCTTTGAAGATAATCATATTGAAACAATCGCTTCCATGGAACATTTTGAATCGGATGAGAAGTTCTTTAGGCAAGATGGGTCCGAATTCCCGGTCGAATATATTGTTGCACCTATTCGTGGGGACAGGGAAGAAGGGGGCTTTGTTGTCACCTTTAAGGACATCACCTTCCGTAAGCAAATGGAGGAAAAAGTGAAGTATCACGCTTATTATGATAGTGTGACGAACCTTCCAAACCGTGTGCTTCTCAAGGATCGTCTTGAGCAAGCGATTAATTATGCCCAATTACATAAAGAGCAGCTTGCTGTTTTATTCCTCGATTTAGACCGTTTTAAGAACATCAATGATACGTTTGGACATAGTTATGGAGACTTGTTACTGGAGCAAGTCGCACAGCGCGTGTCCGATAGTGTTCGAAAAGTGGATACCGTTTCTCGTCAAGGTGGGGATGAATTTACGATTATCCTGCCGAATGTTCAGTATCACGAAGAAATTGAAAGCATCTCAGAACGGATTCTGCATTCATTTGCAAAGCCATTTGATTTAAATGGAATGGAAGTGTTTGCATCTACCAGTATTGGGATAAGCGTGTACCCGCATGATAGTGAAGACCCTGAGGTGTTGATAAAAAATGCCGATACGGCGATGTACAAGTCGAAGGAATTGTCTGGGAATAAGTATCAATTTTATACGAAGGAAATGGATTTCAATACGATCGAAAACGTCAAAATCGAAAATGCCTTATACAAAGCGTTAAGTAATGACGAATTTTGTATTTTTTATCAGCCTCAAATGGAAGCCCATACTCATCGTTTGGTTGGTGTGGAGGCGCTCATTCGTTGGGAGCATCCGACAATGGGAATGATCTCACCCGGAGAATTCATCCCTATTGCAGAGGAAACCGGTTTAATTATCCCTATTGGAGAATGGGTGTTACAACATGCCTGCTACCAAATAAAAGAATGGGAATCTCAAGGTTATGCTGATTTATCAGTAGCAGTAAACCTTTCGGCGCGACAATTTAAGCAACGCAATCTTGTTTCCGCTGTAAAGGATGCACTTAAGGATAGTGGTGTTGATCCAAGCCATTTAGAGCTAGAACTCACCGAAAATATTATTATTCAAAATACAGATGAAACCATTAAGACGATGGAAGAGTTGAAGGAGTTAGGTATTCAAATTTCCATTGATGATTTCGGAACAGGGTATTCATCCCTCGGTTATTTAAAAAACTTTCCAATTAGCACGCTTAAAATCGATAAATCATTTGTAGCGGACGTACTGGAAAATACCAATAATGAAGCGATTACCCATACCATCATCACCTTGGCTCATAACCTTGATTTGAAGGTGATTGCTGAGGGGGTAGAGACGAAGGAGCAGTTGGATTTCCTAACGTCGAAGGAATGTGATTTTCTACAAGGGTACTATTTTAGTAAGCCTATACCTGCTGATGAATTTGAACAGAAGTATTTGAACAATGTTGATGAGTAA
- a CDS encoding thiamine pyrophosphate-binding protein produces the protein MKATRAVLDYLKKGGVEYIFGIPAGSVNAMFDELYEIPEITPIITKHEGAASYMACSYAKYSNSLSVCIGSSGPGGTNLVSGAANAMREHLPVLFFTGAVPVPTMGLNASQELDAKPVYDSITKYSVTVQKAEDLLGEVVKAVEIALSGVPGPVHVALPIDVQLEKVTEQLIPDFPQKEDTIPTEDTIKHTAQQLIEKETGYLFVGQGIRGASEQVIELAELLDWPIITTPQAKGYIPDDHPLFAGIFGFAGHENASQLMNDGEGKTLFVIGSSLGETATNNYNTNLAKDRYVIQMDFDESVFNRKYEVDIPLKSDIQPGLRMLNAQLESMGLSRTTYEPSRSFATPTEEYNTQNVLHALQQILPVSNRYTIDIGEFMAYVVHHMDVFEPNTFDINVHFGAMGSAIGGAIGSHLAEPERPVTCITGDGCFFMHGMEMLTAKEYNMNVLFVVLNNARLGMVYHGHTLQYKRSHERLEQDPVDIAAMAKAAGVQSTRIEDLHELTPELVNDLRNQDGPAVLEVSLVDSNIPPMGDRVKFLSSFGK, from the coding sequence ATGAAAGCGACAAGAGCTGTATTGGATTATTTGAAAAAAGGTGGCGTGGAGTACATATTTGGTATTCCTGCTGGTTCTGTTAATGCGATGTTTGATGAACTATATGAAATTCCGGAAATCACGCCGATTATTACAAAGCATGAAGGCGCAGCGTCCTACATGGCTTGTTCCTATGCCAAGTATTCCAATTCGCTGAGTGTATGTATTGGAAGTAGTGGGCCTGGTGGAACGAACCTCGTTTCTGGAGCTGCCAATGCGATGCGGGAGCATTTACCGGTGTTATTTTTTACAGGAGCTGTACCAGTACCAACGATGGGCTTGAATGCTTCACAAGAATTAGACGCTAAACCTGTCTATGATTCGATTACAAAATATAGCGTAACCGTGCAAAAAGCGGAAGATCTTTTAGGTGAGGTAGTGAAGGCTGTGGAAATTGCACTAAGTGGCGTGCCAGGTCCTGTCCACGTAGCACTTCCGATTGATGTTCAGCTTGAAAAAGTAACAGAGCAGCTCATCCCTGATTTTCCACAAAAAGAAGACACGATTCCGACTGAGGATACAATCAAGCATACAGCACAGCAATTGATTGAAAAGGAAACAGGATATCTTTTTGTTGGACAAGGGATTAGAGGTGCTTCGGAGCAAGTAATTGAGCTTGCTGAATTACTGGATTGGCCAATCATCACAACACCGCAAGCGAAAGGATACATACCAGACGACCATCCGTTGTTTGCAGGGATATTTGGGTTTGCAGGTCACGAAAATGCTTCCCAGCTTATGAATGACGGCGAAGGAAAAACGTTATTTGTGATTGGATCGAGTTTAGGGGAAACGGCAACCAATAATTACAATACCAATCTAGCAAAAGATCGATATGTGATTCAGATGGATTTTGATGAAAGTGTCTTCAATCGAAAATATGAAGTAGACATTCCGCTAAAAAGTGATATTCAGCCTGGTCTCCGGATGTTAAATGCTCAACTAGAATCCATGGGGCTTTCTCGCACGACCTATGAGCCTAGTCGCTCTTTTGCCACGCCTACGGAAGAATACAATACACAGAATGTACTGCATGCCTTGCAACAAATTCTGCCTGTATCAAATCGCTATACTATTGATATCGGGGAATTCATGGCGTATGTGGTCCATCATATGGATGTGTTTGAGCCAAATACGTTCGATATCAATGTACACTTTGGTGCCATGGGAAGCGCCATCGGTGGAGCTATCGGTTCTCACCTAGCTGAACCAGAGCGTCCGGTAACGTGTATTACGGGGGATGGTTGTTTCTTCATGCATGGAATGGAAATGCTGACAGCGAAAGAATACAACATGAACGTTCTATTTGTCGTGTTGAACAATGCTCGTCTAGGCATGGTATATCATGGTCACACGTTGCAATATAAACGCTCTCATGAACGCCTAGAACAAGACCCAGTCGACATTGCCGCTATGGCAAAAGCAGCAGGCGTCCAGAGCACACGCATCGAAGACCTACACGAGCTCACTCCAGAACTCGTCAATGACCTTCGCAACCAAGACGGCCCAGCTGTCCTTGAGGTTTCCCTAGTAGATTCCAACATCCCACCAATGGGCGACCGCGTGAAATTCTTATCATCATTTGGGAAATAG
- a CDS encoding manganese catalase family protein has protein sequence MFKRENRILVELPIPEVGDKNAAAAVQELLGGKFGEMSTLNNYMFQSFNFRGKKKLKPFYDLVASITAEEMGHVELVTTSINLLTRDTTYPGAPDITPLQNGLDARNTYQFISTAQTALVGDSMGKAWTGDNVFNSGNLVLDLLHNFFLELGARTHKMRVYEMTDHPTAREMIGYLLVRGGVHVLAYAKAIEIVTGVDVSKMLPVPNLDNSKFDYAKKYEEQGLDNILYTFSDNDYRDINQIWKGTNPESGQPLKVVYGSPKGAPVPDLDDLPEQFAPGIDADDYRKIAKKLMENL, from the coding sequence GTGTTCAAACGAGAAAATCGTATTTTAGTGGAACTGCCTATTCCTGAGGTAGGCGACAAAAATGCCGCAGCAGCTGTGCAGGAACTTCTTGGTGGGAAATTCGGCGAGATGTCGACGTTAAACAATTACATGTTCCAGTCGTTTAATTTTCGAGGCAAAAAGAAGTTAAAGCCGTTTTATGATTTAGTAGCAAGTATAACAGCGGAAGAGATGGGCCATGTGGAGCTCGTCACGACTTCCATCAATCTTTTGACAAGGGATACTACCTATCCGGGAGCTCCGGATATCACTCCTCTGCAAAATGGACTGGATGCGCGAAATACGTATCAATTCATTTCGACTGCCCAAACGGCCCTTGTCGGAGATTCAATGGGGAAAGCTTGGACCGGGGATAACGTGTTCAACAGCGGTAATCTTGTACTCGATTTATTGCACAACTTCTTCCTAGAACTTGGCGCTAGAACGCATAAAATGCGCGTATATGAGATGACGGACCACCCTACCGCCCGAGAAATGATTGGCTATTTACTCGTTCGCGGCGGCGTGCATGTGTTGGCTTATGCGAAAGCGATTGAAATTGTTACAGGTGTCGATGTATCGAAAATGCTCCCAGTTCCAAATCTAGATAACTCCAAGTTCGATTACGCCAAAAAATACGAAGAACAAGGGTTAGACAATATTTTATATACGTTCAGTGACAATGATTACCGCGACATTAACCAGATTTGGAAAGGCACCAATCCAGAGTCAGGCCAACCGCTAAAAGTAGTCTATGGCTCTCCAAAAGGAGCCCCTGTCCCTGATTTAGATGACCTCCCAGAACAATTCGCCCCTGGAATCGATGCAGATGACTATAGAAAAATAGCAAAAAAATTGATGGAAAATCTATAA
- a CDS encoding YuzF family protein → MNSNMLQSFYDPYVYQTLQSVMGSEVTVQTTQGSIRGTLTNVLPDHVVVEMNDTPFFIRTQQIVWVFPS, encoded by the coding sequence ATGAATTCAAATATGCTGCAGAGTTTTTATGATCCTTATGTGTACCAGACGCTTCAGTCCGTTATGGGAAGTGAGGTGACGGTCCAGACAACGCAAGGTTCGATTAGGGGGACACTAACCAACGTGTTGCCAGATCACGTGGTCGTGGAGATGAATGATACGCCTTTTTTCATTCGAACTCAGCAAATTGTTTGGGTGTTTCCTTCTTAA